Below is a genomic region from Telmatobacter sp. DSM 110680.
GCCGTTACAACAGCGATCCGCGGCAAGACGATGGACGCTGCTGATGAAGATCTGGGAGAAGAAGTAACCGCCCCACACCCCATGGCCCGCGCCGAGTTCAAATAGCGCGACGAGAACGGAATTTGAGGATCGATTTATGAGCGAAGCAAACACCAAGAATATTCCCCTGGATAAGCTGGTCCGCGTCACCTTCATGCCTGAAGGCAAGACGGTGGAATTTGAATTCGGCACCCTGCCCTACGACCATCACGGCAAGCCGATGTCGTTCCTTGACGTGGCCGAGAACTTCGGCATCTTTCTCGATCACGCTTGTGGCGGCGTCTGCGCCTGCACCACATGCCACTTGTGGATCAAGGACCAGCAGGGAATCAGCGAAGCCGACGACGACGAACTCGATCGCATGGATATGGCCGCCGATCAGCAATTGAATTCGCGCCTCGGTTGCCAGGCCGTCATCACCAAGCCCGGCAACTACGTAGTCGAGATCCCCAAGTGGAATCGCAACTACACATCAGAAGGCAAGCCGCTGGCGATGGCCGAAAACAAGTAGCGGCGCAAGCTTGGGGGCCCCATACTTTTCACGTCCTTGTGGAAAGGTGGGATCGCACGATATTCGTTCTATCAATTCAAGGAGCAAGCATGCCCCGCGAAATTATGTGGACCGACTCAGAAGAGATCGGCATTCAACTGCAGGAAAAGTTCCCCGAGATCGATCCGCTCACTGTCCGCTTTACGGACCTGCACAAATATGTGACTGAACTGGAAGGCTTCGCCGACGACCCCACCAAATCAAATGAGTCGCGCCTCGAAGCGATCCAGATGGCGTGGCATGAAGAGTTCGAAGACGCGAAAGGCTGAAGGTCTTTCGTCTTAACTCTGCTTACTTGAACCGTAGCTCTGTCATTCCGACCGACCAACGGGAGTGGAGGAATCTGCAGTTGCTTTTTCTGCTCGAACCCCAACATCATGCGGCCCCGCTAATCGCGCCATCCCTCACCCCACCCGAACGATCCCTCAAAGTGCTGGAACTCCCTTTCCATTCCCGGCACCTGGTAAACACTCACAACATCGAACCGCACCGGTGGCGCTGTCGCCTGCGGAAGCTGCCGTATATATCGCCGCGCCAGGCGTCGCAGTACGTGCCGCTTGTGTTCATTAACGGCCACTTCAGCAGGCGTCAAGTCGTGAGCCGTGCGAGTCTTCACTTCAATGAAGCAAAGCATCGGCCCGTCCCACGCAATCAAATCAACATCGCCCGGAACATCGCCAGAAGACCAGCGCCTCGCCACAACCGTGTAGCCCTTGCGCTGTAGATAAAACAACACCGCGTCTTCGCCTTCGATGCCAACAGTAAGGTGCGCAGGCAAACTCCCAGCGCGGCCGCGTTTCTGCGACAGCCAATGCAAGCCGTGCAGGGCTCGCTCCATCCACGCAACCCGCACCAGTCTGATTGATTCCATGCAAACCATTCTGCGCCGTCATTCGACTCAAGCGCAAACGGCAGCAACAAAAAACGCCGCGCATATGCGCGGCGTTTTCTGCGAAGCAATGTGAACTCAGGCATTGGCAACCGCAAGTTCGCCGGAATGAGCGTGCTCTTTCTCCACCTGCGTCAGGCACTCTTCAAGAATATCGAGCGCGACCGTTGCTTCTTCTTCACTCACCACCAGCGGTGGGCAAAGTCGAATCGACGTTTCGCCGCAGCCCAGGATCATCAGCCCCTTCTCGAAGCAGAGAGTCTCCACGCGATTCCTCAATGCAGTTGCGGGCTCACGCGTTGTTTTGTCCTTCACCAGTTCCACGCCGATCATCAGTCCACGCCCACGCACATCGCCCACCATCGCGTGAGTCTTCTTCCAGCCATGCAGGCGCTCCAGCATCTTTGCGCCCACCTTCGCAGCATTATCAATTGCCTCTCGTTGCAGGATGTCGATCGTCGCCAGCGCTGCGGCGATCGAAACTGGATTACCGCCGAACGTCGACGCATGCGACCCAGGAACCCAATCCATAATCTCCGCCCGGCTCATGCAAACCCCAAGCGGCATCCCACTGGCAATGCCCTTCGCCATACAGACAATATCCGGTTGCACGCCTGAGTGTTCGATTGCCCACCATTTGCCCGTGCGACCAGCACCAGACTGCACTTCATCCACCACCAGCAGAATCCCGTGCCGATCGCAAATCCACCGCAACTCGCGTAGAAAATTATCTGGCGCAACCACGTATCCGCCTTCACCCTGAATCGGCTCTACAAAAATCGCAGCTACCTCTTCCGGCGGAACAATGGTCTTGAACAATTTTTCCTCGATGTAGCGCGCACATCCGAGGCTGAACGCTTCCTCTTCCTGTGGACCACCCGTACATCCGCGATACGCATATGGATAGCGCACATGCGTCACGCCCGGAACCAGCGGCGCGAAACGCCGCTTCTGCTGTGGCTTCGACGCGGTCAGTGACAAAGCGCCCATTGTGCGGCCGTGAAACGCACCCAGGAACGCAATAATGTGCTGCCGCCCCGTGTGATATCGCGCCAGCTTCAACGCGCACTCAACGGCTTCCGCGCCGGAGTTCCCATAGAAAAAGCGATGCGGCCCCGGCATCGGCGCAACCGCTGAAAGCTTCTCTGCAAGTTCCGTGAGCGGTTCATTGTAAAAATCTGTCCCGGAAATATGAATCAGTTCTGCCGCCTGCTTCTGAATCGCAGCAACGACTTCAGGATGACAGTGGCCGGTCGAAGTCACGGCAATGCCGGCAGCAAAATCAATGAACTCGTTACCGTCCACATCCTCGATGCGCAGGCCGCGTCCGCGTTTTGCCACTAGCGGATAGGAACGCGTATAGCTCGGAGAGATCAGACGATCGTCGGCTTCCACAGCGGCCTTGGCCTTGGGGCCCGGCAATGCGCCGATCAGCTTTGGTCCAAACTTGGCATGCAACTCTTCTTTATTCATCTCTAGTCTCCTCGTCAGATTCGTTTTGGCAGCGCCGGGTGTGGCGATGCCGCGGCCCAGGGGTGGGTCATTTACGTTCCGCAGACTGGCAAAGTCCACGAGAGAAGGCGAGGGCCTTCGGCGGTCAGGAACTAATCGCCGCCGAAGAGACTAGGTCGGGTACGGGTCGGCAGGACGCGCAGGTGGCGTCGAGGGCAAATGCTCCGTGCGCGCGCCCGCGACCAGCGTTTTGTCGCCGGTACCGGCTGCAGTGCGCATGAAAATTGCCTTTGCATGGGAAGCCCCGCTGGTCGCAGCATAGCACGCGTCCACAATGACTTTCCATCAGTTTCGCGCTTGCAGCAAGAGGGACATGCCCTTCCCCGCTTATGATGGGGTGCCACCCTGGACGTAAATTACAGCGGCGAATCGATGCAAACGCCGCATCCAACTGACTTTGGTGGCTATCGAGATCGGGTGACGGAACTGGATGACGAAGTTAGGCCTGGCAAACTGGCTACTGGCAGATCTTAGGCTCCCCAAGGGAGTGCATGAACCGGCTGAGCCCGTGCACCCGTGGTGGAGCGTCATGTGCCTTACGGGAGTGGATTACTTCTCGACGCTGGGGTATCAGCCCGGCATCGCCTTTCTCGCAGCCGGTGCACTCTCTCCCCTTGCGACCCTTGTACTTGTACTGGTCACGCTCTTCGCCGCTTTGCCGCTCTATAAGCGCGTCGCGCAGGCTAGCCCCAACGGACAGGGCAGCATCGCCATGCTCGAACGCCTGTTTCCAGAGTGGGGTGGCAAACTCTTTGTCCTTGCCCTTTTGGGGTTTGCGACCACCGATTTCATCATCACCATGACCCTCTCCGCGGCGGACGCTGCGGCACACTTCGTTCACAATCCGTTCGCGCCAAAGTGGCTCTCCAGCCAGATGCTCGTCACCCTGCTGCTGCTCGCGATTCTCGGTGCAATATTTCTGAAAGGCTTCAAAGAAGCCATCGACATCGCCGTCATTCTCGTCGCTGCCTACCTGGTGCTGAATGCAATCGTCACGGTCCGGGCAGTGATGGCGATTGCTCAACATCCCGAGGTAATTGGAAAATGGAAGGCCGTACTCTTTGCCCAGCATCCTCATTGGCTCGGCATCGTTGCCGTTTGCCTTCTCCTTTTTCCGCGTCTGGCCCTGGGTTTGTCGGGATTTGAAACCGGAGTCGCCGTCATGCCCCTGATCGCCGGGGCCGATCTTGACGCTCGCATTCGCAACACGAAGAAACTGCTCACGACGGCCGCCGGCATCATGAGCGTCTTTCTCATCGCCACCAGTTTTGTGACCACCGTTCTAATTCCTCCGAAGGCTTTCGCAGACGGCGGCGAGGCCAACGGACGTGCCATGGCCTACCTGGCGCACCAATATTTCGGCAGCGCCTTCGGATCTGCATATGACATCAGCACCATCCTGATTCTCGCCTTTGCCGGAGCGTCCGCAATGGCCGGGCTGCTCAATTTGATTCCACGCTATCTGCCGCGCTTCGGCATGGCGCCGGAGTGGGCGCGCGCAGCGCGGCCATTAGTGCTCGTGTTCATGGGAGTGGCGTTCTTTGTCACCTTCGCATTTCACGCCAATGTCGACGCGCAAGGCGGAGCCTACGCCACCGGCGTGCTGGTACTGATCACTTCCGCGGCATGCGCCGTCACTCTCGCCGTATGGCAGTCTCGTCTCCGCTGGGTCTTCGTACCCGTCACGCTCATCTTCATCTACACCACGGGAATGAACATCTGGGAGCGTCCAGAAGGTTTGAAGATCTCCTGCATTTTCATCGCAACCATCATGTTCGTCTCCTTTATCTCGCGTGCCACGCGCTCTACTGAACTCCGCATCACCGGCGTCGATTTCTCGCCGGAAGCACTCAGCATCATCAAGTCGTGCGGAGATCGCCCGCTTCGCATCATTCCGCGCCGGCCTAAATCAATAGCAACCTGCGACGACCTCGACAATATCGAAGCGATCGTGCGCAAGTACCATGCCCTTCCCGAGCATGCGCCGATTGCTTTTCTCGAGGTGGAGCGAACCGATGCATCGGAATTCAATCAGCGCCTGTCCCTCGACGGGCAGCGGGTTCGCGGGCATTGCATTCTTCACGCACGAAGTCCCATGGTGGCGAACTCCATCGCCGCCCTGTTGATCGAGATCGAGAAAATCACCGGTCAAGTGCCGCACATCTACTTCAAGTGGAAGGAAGGAAATCCGGTAGCGAATATCTTCCGCTTTCTCTTCCTCGGCGAAGGCGATGCAGCGCCGATTACGCATGAAGTCTTGCGAAAGGCAGTTCCGGACATCTCGCACCGTCCAGTCGTGCACGTGAGCTGATGCCTTTGCCGCAGTAAATGATCAGTGTGCATTCCAGTGCATATTTTCAAATGCGTCATTGATGACAAGCTACGATGGAATCACACGTGGCCTCCATCAGCCGAGAAGCGAGTCATCCCGCGAGCAAGCCCGCGACGAAATTCTCCATCGCGATCGCGTTCGCGGGCGTGTACTTCTTCTGGGGATCGACTTACACGGCCATCCGCATCGGTGCTGCCGAAATGCCCGCTCTTCTCTTGGCCGGCACGCGCTTTCTAATCGCAGGATCCATCCTGATGGCGTGGTGCAGATTTCGCGGATTGCGCCTTGCATTTCCTGCCCGAACCATGGTGATGTTGGGCGTCCTGGGCCTGTTGCTGCTCGGCGGCGGCAATGTGGGACTGGTCTACGCGGAACGAACGCTGCCCAGCGGCTTCTGTTCTCTGATCCTCGCCGTAATTCCACTCTATGTAGCGCTTATCGAAATGTTTCTTCCCGGTGGGGAACCAATGCCGCGGCGCGGATGGCTCGGCATGACCATCGGCTTCATCGGTTTGGCAACCCTGCTCTGGCCCTCGTTGCGAACTGGTTTCAGCGGAGATCGCTCGCGTTTGCTGGCCATCTGCGCATTACTCGCGGGAGCGCTCTCCTGGACGATCGGCAGCATTCTTTCGCGTCGCAGAAAGTTGCCTGTGAATAGCTTTGTCGCCGCATCCTGGCAGATGCTCGCGGCCGGAGTCTTCAACACTGCGGCCGGAACCGCCCTGGGTCAATGGCCCCAGTTTCACCTGAACCGTACTGCGATCGGATCGTTGGCATGGCTCG
It encodes:
- the iscX gene encoding Fe-S cluster assembly protein IscX; this translates as MPREIMWTDSEEIGIQLQEKFPEIDPLTVRFTDLHKYVTELEGFADDPTKSNESRLEAIQMAWHEEFEDAKG
- a CDS encoding acetyl ornithine aminotransferase family protein, which encodes MNKEELHAKFGPKLIGALPGPKAKAAVEADDRLISPSYTRSYPLVAKRGRGLRIEDVDGNEFIDFAAGIAVTSTGHCHPEVVAAIQKQAAELIHISGTDFYNEPLTELAEKLSAVAPMPGPHRFFYGNSGAEAVECALKLARYHTGRQHIIAFLGAFHGRTMGALSLTASKPQQKRRFAPLVPGVTHVRYPYAYRGCTGGPQEEEAFSLGCARYIEEKLFKTIVPPEEVAAIFVEPIQGEGGYVVAPDNFLRELRWICDRHGILLVVDEVQSGAGRTGKWWAIEHSGVQPDIVCMAKGIASGMPLGVCMSRAEIMDWVPGSHASTFGGNPVSIAAALATIDILQREAIDNAAKVGAKMLERLHGWKKTHAMVGDVRGRGLMIGVELVKDKTTREPATALRNRVETLCFEKGLMILGCGETSIRLCPPLVVSEEEATVALDILEECLTQVEKEHAHSGELAVANA
- a CDS encoding YraN family protein — encoded protein: MESIRLVRVAWMERALHGLHWLSQKRGRAGSLPAHLTVGIEGEDAVLFYLQRKGYTVVARRWSSGDVPGDVDLIAWDGPMLCFIEVKTRTAHDLTPAEVAVNEHKRHVLRRLARRYIRQLPQATAPPVRFDVVSVYQVPGMEREFQHFEGSFGWGEGWRD
- a CDS encoding amino acid transporter, with protein sequence MTKLGLANWLLADLRLPKGVHEPAEPVHPWWSVMCLTGVDYFSTLGYQPGIAFLAAGALSPLATLVLVLVTLFAALPLYKRVAQASPNGQGSIAMLERLFPEWGGKLFVLALLGFATTDFIITMTLSAADAAAHFVHNPFAPKWLSSQMLVTLLLLAILGAIFLKGFKEAIDIAVILVAAYLVLNAIVTVRAVMAIAQHPEVIGKWKAVLFAQHPHWLGIVAVCLLLFPRLALGLSGFETGVAVMPLIAGADLDARIRNTKKLLTTAAGIMSVFLIATSFVTTVLIPPKAFADGGEANGRAMAYLAHQYFGSAFGSAYDISTILILAFAGASAMAGLLNLIPRYLPRFGMAPEWARAARPLVLVFMGVAFFVTFAFHANVDAQGGAYATGVLVLITSAACAVTLAVWQSRLRWVFVPVTLIFIYTTGMNIWERPEGLKISCIFIATIMFVSFISRATRSTELRITGVDFSPEALSIIKSCGDRPLRIIPRRPKSIATCDDLDNIEAIVRKYHALPEHAPIAFLEVERTDASEFNQRLSLDGQRVRGHCILHARSPMVANSIAALLIEIEKITGQVPHIYFKWKEGNPVANIFRFLFLGEGDAAPITHEVLRKAVPDISHRPVVHVS
- a CDS encoding EamA family transporter, with protein sequence MESHVASISREASHPASKPATKFSIAIAFAGVYFFWGSTYTAIRIGAAEMPALLLAGTRFLIAGSILMAWCRFRGLRLAFPARTMVMLGVLGLLLLGGGNVGLVYAERTLPSGFCSLILAVIPLYVALIEMFLPGGEPMPRRGWLGMTIGFIGLATLLWPSLRTGFSGDRSRLLAICALLAGALSWTIGSILSRRRKLPVNSFVAASWQMLAAGVFNTAAGTALGQWPQFHLNRTAIGSLAWLVTGGSLLGYTGFIYLIEHVPVAKVTSYAYVNPVVAVLLGILLLHERPEPAEFLGMAAVVLAVFLLTTAQMKAKPRSA
- a CDS encoding 2Fe-2S iron-sulfur cluster-binding protein, producing MSEANTKNIPLDKLVRVTFMPEGKTVEFEFGTLPYDHHGKPMSFLDVAENFGIFLDHACGGVCACTTCHLWIKDQQGISEADDDELDRMDMAADQQLNSRLGCQAVITKPGNYVVEIPKWNRNYTSEGKPLAMAENK